One segment of Desulfovibrio legallii DNA contains the following:
- a CDS encoding NADH-quinone oxidoreductase subunit H, which produces MLSILGALGGLLLSPLAGGLLNGVDRRLTARMQSRVGPPLLQPFYDILKLAGKEAKVTNAWLVFCAYITLISSALALFIFFMGGDLLLLFFVLSVGAVFQVVGAICVPSPYSNVGAQRELLLMLAYEPILILVFVGFAMCTGSFSLADVFSLKEPLLLKMPLLFLALGYALTIKLRKSPFDIAASHHGHQELVRGVQTEYSGPFLAIIEVAHWLDLVLILGLCAMFWHTSVVGMAILVAASLFTEIVIDNITARLTWQWMVQKKSLLLGMGLALVNLLWLYVA; this is translated from the coding sequence ATGCTCTCTATCCTCGGCGCTCTCGGCGGCCTGCTCTTGTCGCCCCTGGCGGGCGGACTGCTTAACGGTGTGGACAGACGCCTCACGGCGCGCATGCAGTCGCGCGTGGGGCCGCCCCTGTTGCAGCCTTTCTACGACATCCTCAAACTGGCGGGCAAAGAAGCCAAAGTAACTAACGCCTGGCTGGTCTTCTGCGCCTACATCACGCTCATTTCTTCGGCTCTGGCCCTGTTCATCTTCTTCATGGGCGGCGACTTGCTGCTGCTTTTCTTTGTACTTTCGGTGGGCGCGGTGTTTCAGGTGGTAGGCGCCATCTGCGTGCCCTCCCCCTACAGCAACGTGGGCGCCCAACGTGAACTGCTGCTCATGCTGGCCTACGAGCCCATCCTTATTCTGGTCTTTGTGGGTTTTGCCATGTGCACGGGCTCCTTCTCTCTGGCGGACGTGTTCAGCTTGAAGGAACCCCTGCTGCTCAAAATGCCCCTGCTTTTCCTGGCCCTGGGCTACGCCCTGACCATCAAGCTACGCAAATCGCCCTTTGACATCGCGGCCAGCCACCACGGCCATCAGGAACTGGTCCGCGGCGTGCAGACCGAATATTCCGGTCCTTTCCTGGCCATTATTGAAGTGGCCCACTGGCTGGACCTGGTGCTTATCCTGGGCCTGTGCGCCATGTTCTGGCACACCAGCGTGGTGGGTATGGCCATTCTGGTGGCCGCTTCGCTGTTTACGGAAATCGTCATCGACAACATCACGGCCCGGCTTACCTGGCAGTGGATGGTGCAGAAAAAGTCCCTGCTGCTCGGCATGGGGCTGGCCCTGGTAAACCTTTTGTGGCTGTACGTTGCGTAA
- a CDS encoding NADH-quinone oxidoreductase subunit B family protein — protein MGFVDKMIKRSRLKSPWIVHFDCGSCNGCDIEVLACLTPLYDVERFGVVNTGNPKHADVLLVTGTVNHRNRHVLQQIYEQMPEPKAVVSIGACNLSGGVFKDTYNVLNGAHTIIPVDVFVPGCPPKPEAIIDGVVQALGVLQAKMGLGPEPEPTRMPGDEDNTPPTEAAAPKTDDQPLQNAG, from the coding sequence ATGGGATTTGTCGATAAAATGATCAAGCGGAGCCGGCTCAAGTCTCCGTGGATCGTGCACTTTGACTGCGGTTCCTGCAACGGCTGTGACATTGAGGTGCTGGCCTGTCTCACGCCCCTCTACGATGTGGAGCGCTTTGGCGTGGTCAACACGGGCAACCCCAAGCACGCGGACGTGCTGCTGGTCACCGGCACGGTGAACCACCGCAACCGCCATGTGCTCCAGCAGATCTATGAACAGATGCCCGAACCCAAGGCCGTGGTTTCCATCGGCGCGTGCAACCTTTCGGGCGGCGTGTTCAAAGACACCTATAATGTACTCAACGGCGCGCACACCATCATCCCTGTGGATGTCTTTGTGCCCGGCTGCCCGCCCAAACCCGAGGCTATCATCGACGGCGTGGTGCAGGCCCTGGGCGTGCTGCAGGCCAAGATGGGCCTGGGCCCGGAACCGGAACCCACCCGCATGCCCGGCGATGAGGACAATACCCCGCCCACGGAAGCGGCCGCCCCAAAAACCGACGACCAGCCACTGCAAAACGCGGGCTAG
- a CDS encoding NADH-quinone oxidoreductase subunit C, with product MLFEAKEVTPETLLGEVQQLANKKYRFVTMSQTVVDENTLRLFYHFDENLTMTDLRNNADMCVWEPQDAKGMVHLRMDVNKDAPIPSITPVYFCAVLIENETQDQFGVRFAGLPLDYQGGMYLEGEVSHAPYFTMTTVRRAPAAKAGAADAAPKGEQA from the coding sequence ATGCTTTTTGAAGCCAAGGAAGTTACGCCGGAAACGCTGCTGGGCGAAGTGCAGCAGCTGGCCAACAAAAAATACCGTTTTGTGACCATGTCGCAGACCGTGGTGGACGAAAACACCCTGCGACTGTTTTACCACTTTGATGAAAACCTGACCATGACCGACCTGCGCAACAACGCCGATATGTGCGTGTGGGAACCGCAGGACGCCAAGGGCATGGTCCATTTGCGCATGGACGTAAACAAGGATGCCCCCATTCCCAGCATCACGCCCGTCTACTTCTGCGCCGTGCTTATTGAAAACGAAACCCAGGACCAGTTCGGCGTGCGTTTTGCGGGCCTGCCCCTGGACTACCAGGGCGGCATGTACCTGGAAGGCGAAGTCAGCCACGCCCCTTACTTCACCATGACCACCGTGCGGCGCGCCCCGGCGGCCAAGGCCGGCGCCGCGGACGCGGCCCCCAAAGGAGAGCAGGCATGA
- a CDS encoding nickel-dependent hydrogenase large subunit: protein MSNRTTVIPFGPQHPVLPEPLHIKFVVEDETVVGAVPQLGFVHRGLESLVRVKDYNQMVFVVERICGICSCIHANCYCNAIEDLMGITAPPRAQFLRVVWSELHRMHSHLLWLGLFADAFGFESVFQQFWRIREHVMDICEATAGNRVILSVNVVGGVRRDLTPDQIRWMLGRLDELENGMRELTRTMLDDYTVQERTRGIGYLSKEDARLLGAAGPTLRGSGWEIDERMHGYAAYKDLNFIPVVEPDGDCYARAKVRFYEVLHAIELVREALNRLPESELTVKVPGNPEGESVFRVEQPRGELFYYIRANGTKNLERMRVRTPTFANIPALLHMLPGCKLPDVPVIVLSIDPCISCTER, encoded by the coding sequence ATGAGCAACCGCACCACCGTCATCCCCTTCGGGCCGCAGCACCCTGTGCTGCCCGAACCGCTGCACATCAAGTTTGTGGTGGAGGACGAAACCGTGGTGGGGGCCGTGCCCCAACTCGGCTTTGTGCACCGTGGGCTGGAAAGCCTGGTCCGCGTCAAGGACTACAACCAGATGGTCTTTGTGGTGGAGCGCATCTGCGGCATCTGCTCCTGCATCCACGCCAACTGCTATTGCAATGCCATTGAAGACCTCATGGGCATCACGGCCCCGCCACGCGCCCAGTTTCTGCGCGTGGTCTGGTCAGAACTGCACCGCATGCACTCGCACCTGCTCTGGCTTGGCCTGTTTGCCGATGCTTTTGGCTTTGAAAGCGTCTTCCAGCAGTTCTGGCGCATTCGTGAACACGTCATGGACATCTGTGAAGCCACGGCCGGCAACCGCGTCATCCTCTCCGTCAATGTGGTGGGCGGCGTGCGCCGCGACCTCACCCCGGACCAGATCCGCTGGATGCTGGGCCGCCTGGACGAACTGGAAAACGGCATGCGCGAGCTGACCCGCACCATGCTGGACGACTATACCGTGCAGGAGCGCACCCGCGGCATCGGCTATCTGAGCAAAGAGGACGCCCGCCTGCTGGGCGCAGCCGGCCCCACCCTGCGCGGCAGCGGCTGGGAAATTGATGAGCGCATGCACGGCTATGCCGCCTACAAGGATCTCAACTTCATCCCCGTGGTGGAGCCGGACGGCGACTGCTACGCCCGCGCCAAGGTGCGTTTTTATGAAGTGCTGCACGCCATTGAGCTCGTCCGCGAAGCCCTGAACCGGCTGCCCGAAAGCGAACTCACCGTCAAGGTGCCCGGCAACCCGGAGGGCGAATCCGTCTTCCGTGTGGAGCAGCCCCGCGGTGAGCTGTTCTACTACATCCGCGCCAACGGCACCAAAAACCTGGAACGCATGCGCGTGCGCACGCCCACTTTTGCCAACATCCCCGCCCTGCTGCACATGCTGCCGGGCTGCAAACTGCCCGACGTGCCGGTGATCGTGCTGAGCATCGACCCGTGCATTTCCTGCACTGAGAGGTAG
- a CDS encoding 4Fe-4S binding protein — protein sequence MYMLPNVLRNLSAKPATRLYPLEEREPFASYRGVITNDVEHCIFCSTCARVCPTGAIVVDAKGGKWNYDPFLCVYCSACVEKCPTKCLLQEPIHRKPSVSKFVVHRSGTPRTKKTKPAPAAAKAEEKQ from the coding sequence ATGTATATGCTTCCCAACGTGTTGCGCAATCTGTCCGCCAAGCCGGCCACCAGGCTCTATCCCCTGGAGGAGCGCGAGCCCTTCGCCAGCTACCGCGGCGTCATCACCAACGACGTGGAGCACTGCATCTTCTGCAGCACCTGCGCCAGAGTCTGCCCCACCGGGGCCATTGTGGTGGATGCCAAGGGCGGCAAGTGGAACTACGATCCCTTCCTCTGCGTCTACTGCTCCGCCTGCGTGGAAAAATGCCCTACCAAGTGTTTGCTGCAGGAACCCATCCACCGCAAGCCTTCGGTGAGCAAATTTGTGGTCCACCGTTCCGGCACCCCCAGGACAAAGAAAACCAAACCCGCTCCGGCAGCCGCCAAGGCGGAAGAAAAACAGTAA
- the rplQ gene encoding 50S ribosomal protein L17, translating to MRHSNSGRKLSRTPAHRKALLHNLAKALLLHGKIRTTEMKAKELRRVVEPLITLAKRNDLHSRRLAYRALNDHALVKRLFDDIGPLFAGVPGGYTRVIKLAMPRKGDNAPMAVIELTRSQQAAPVKEAAPAKEATAPEGDK from the coding sequence ATGAGGCATAGCAATTCCGGAAGGAAACTTTCGCGCACGCCTGCGCACCGCAAGGCCCTGTTGCACAATCTCGCCAAGGCGCTGCTGCTCCACGGCAAAATCCGCACCACGGAAATGAAGGCCAAGGAACTGCGCCGGGTGGTGGAGCCCCTGATTACCCTTGCTAAACGCAACGACCTGCACTCTCGTAGGCTGGCGTATCGGGCCCTTAACGATCATGCCCTGGTCAAGCGTCTGTTTGACGACATTGGGCCCCTGTTTGCCGGCGTGCCCGGCGGCTACACCCGTGTGATCAAACTGGCCATGCCGCGTAAGGGCGACAACGCCCCCATGGCCGTCATTGAGCTGACGCGCAGCCAGCAGGCCGCTCCCGTTAAGGAAGCTGCCCCCGCCAAGGAAGCCACGGCGCCCGAAGGCGACAAGTAA
- a CDS encoding DNA-directed RNA polymerase subunit alpha, protein MLIKQGERLINARNWSELVKPEQIAREEETASPTHGKFICEPLERGYGTTIGNALRRVLLSSLQGAAFVSVKIAGVQHEFTTIHGVLEDVTDVILNIKQVRLRLDTEEPQRLTLRASSRGPVLAGQIETNQHVSVLNPDLHIATLTEDVDLEMEFEVRMGKGYVPADMHEGLDDEIGLIRLDSSFSPVRKVAYTVEQARVGQMTNYDRLLLEVWXDGSLTPEDAIAYSAKIIKDQISVFINFDERVSGDMRDGNGDSGELNEHLFKSIDDLELSVRATNCLRSANIALVGELVQRTEAEMLKTKNFGRKSLDEIKSVLLDMGLDFGLKVDNFDKKYQDWKRKQQNEA, encoded by the coding sequence ATGCTTATAAAACAGGGCGAACGCCTTATCAACGCGCGCAACTGGTCCGAGCTGGTCAAGCCGGAACAGATCGCGCGTGAAGAAGAAACCGCCAGCCCCACCCACGGCAAGTTCATCTGTGAACCGCTGGAGCGGGGCTACGGCACCACCATCGGCAACGCTTTGCGGCGAGTGCTGCTCTCCTCTCTGCAGGGGGCGGCCTTTGTGTCCGTCAAGATTGCCGGCGTGCAGCACGAGTTCACCACGATCCATGGGGTGTTGGAGGACGTCACCGACGTCATTCTGAACATCAAGCAGGTTCGCCTGCGCCTGGATACGGAGGAACCCCAGCGCCTGACTCTGCGGGCTTCTTCTCGCGGGCCGGTGCTGGCCGGGCAGATTGAGACCAATCAGCATGTGAGCGTGCTCAACCCCGACCTGCACATTGCCACTCTTACCGAGGACGTGGACCTGGAGATGGAGTTTGAGGTCCGCATGGGCAAGGGCTATGTGCCCGCCGACATGCATGAGGGCCTGGACGACGAGATCGGGCTGATCCGCCTGGACTCCAGCTTTTCTCCGGTGCGCAAGGTGGCCTATACGGTGGAGCAGGCCCGCGTGGGCCAGATGACCAACTACGACCGCCTGTTGTTGGAAGTATGGAMCGACGGCTCCCTCACGCCCGAAGACGCCATTGCCTACAGCGCCAAGATCATTAAAGACCAGATTTCCGTGTTCATCAATTTTGATGAGCGGGTTTCCGGCGACATGCGCGACGGCAACGGCGACAGCGGTGAGCTCAATGAGCACTTGTTCAAAAGCATTGATGACCTGGAGCTTTCCGTGCGGGCGACCAACTGCCTGCGCAGCGCCAACATTGCCCTGGTGGGCGAACTGGTGCAGCGGACCGAGGCCGAAATGCTCAAGACCAAGAATTTCGGCCGCAAATCGCTGGACGAAATCAAGAGCGTGCTGCTGGATATGGGCCTCGACTTTGGCTTGAAGGTCGACAACTTCGACAAGAAATATCAGGACTGGAAAAGGAAGCAGCAAAATGAGGCATAG
- the rpsD gene encoding 30S ribosomal protein S4: MAKYTEAKCRMCRREGCKLFLKGDRCFTDKCAYDRRPYAPGQHGRARKKVSEYAVQLREKQKTRRAYGMLERQFHLYFEKAEMQKGVTGTNLLVMLERRLDNVIYRLGFANSRNQARQLVRHGIFTLNGRKVNIPSLQVRVGDTIEIPEKNRKIPVLAEAQEAIARRGCPPWLEADGAAFKGSVKALPQRDEIQFPVNEQLIVELYSK; encoded by the coding sequence ATGGCCAAATATACCGAAGCCAAGTGCCGCATGTGCCGCCGCGAGGGCTGCAAGCTCTTTTTGAAGGGCGATCGTTGCTTTACCGACAAATGCGCCTATGACCGCCGCCCCTACGCCCCCGGCCAGCACGGCCGTGCGCGTAAGAAGGTGAGCGAATACGCGGTGCAGCTGCGGGAGAAGCAAAAGACCCGCCGCGCGTACGGCATGCTGGAACGTCAGTTCCACCTGTATTTTGAAAAAGCCGAAATGCAGAAGGGCGTTACCGGCACCAACCTGCTGGTTATGCTGGAGCGCCGTCTGGACAACGTGATTTACCGTCTGGGTTTTGCCAACTCGCGCAACCAGGCCCGTCAGCTGGTGCGTCACGGCATTTTCACGCTCAACGGCCGTAAGGTGAATATCCCTTCCCTGCAGGTGCGGGTGGGCGATACCATTGAGATTCCTGAAAAGAACCGTAAAATTCCCGTTCTGGCCGAAGCTCAGGAGGCCATTGCCCGCCGCGGCTGCCCGCCCTGGCTGGAAGCGGACGGCGCCGCCTTTAAGGGCTCGGTCAAGGCCTTGCCGCAGCGCGACGAAATTCAGTTCCCCGTCAACGAGCAGCTGATCGTCGAACTTTACTCGAAATAA
- the rpsK gene encoding 30S ribosomal protein S11, which produces MARPKKAVKKKEKKNVPVGIAHIQASFNNTIITFTDTRGNAVSWASSGQSGFKGSRKSTPFAAQVAAETAARKAQDNGMRTVGIYVKGPGSGREAAMRAISSVGFKVAFIRDVTPIPHNGCRPPKRRRV; this is translated from the coding sequence ATGGCCAGACCCAAGAAAGCGGTCAAAAAGAAGGAAAAGAAGAACGTGCCTGTGGGCATTGCCCACATTCAGGCCTCGTTCAACAATACCATCATCACGTTTACGGACACGCGCGGCAACGCCGTTTCGTGGGCCTCTTCGGGCCAGAGCGGCTTTAAGGGCTCGCGCAAATCTACGCCTTTTGCCGCCCAGGTGGCGGCCGAAACGGCGGCTCGCAAGGCGCAGGACAACGGCATGCGCACCGTGGGCATTTATGTGAAGGGGCCCGGMTCCGGTCGTGAGGCCGCCATGCGCGCCATTTCGTCCGTGGGCTTCAAGGTGGCCTTTATCCGTGACGTTACGCCCATTCCGCACAATGGCTGCCGGCCGCCCAAGCGCCGCCGCGTCTAG
- the rpsM gene encoding 30S ribosomal protein S13, which yields MARIAGVDLPRGKRVDIALTYIYGIGRTTALKILDTTGVNWERNIDDLSADEVNEIRKELEQHYKVEGDLRRDISGNIKRLMDIGCYRGLRHRRGLPSRGQRTHTNARTRKGPRRGAVGKKK from the coding sequence GTGGCGAGAATAGCAGGTGTTGATTTGCCGCGCGGCAAACGGGTGGACATTGCGCTCACCTATATCTATGGCATTGGCCGCACCACGGCCCTGAAAATTCTGGACACCACCGGCGTCAACTGGGAGCGGAACATTGACGACCTCTCCGCCGACGAGGTGAACGAAATTCGTAAAGAGCTGGAGCAGCACTACAAGGTGGAGGGCGACCTCCGCCGTGACATCTCCGGCAATATCAAGCGCCTTATGGACATCGGCTGCTACCGCGGCCTGCGTCATCGGCGCGGCCTGCCCTCCCGTGGGCAGCGTACCCACACCAACGCGCGCACCCGCAAGGGGCCGCGCCGTGGGGCCGTGGGCAAAAAGAAGTAA
- the rpmJ gene encoding 50S ribosomal protein L36, producing MKVRPSVKKICPKCKVIRRKGVLRVICENPRHKQRQG from the coding sequence ATGAAAGTAAGACCTTCCGTCAAGAAAATATGCCCCAAGTGTAAGGTTATCCGGCGCAAGGGAGTGCTTCGAGTTATCTGCGAAAACCCCCGGCACAAGCAGCGCCAGGGCTAG
- the map gene encoding type I methionyl aminopeptidase — translation MKKYHGAFIKNEREVACLREANRMVANILDAVGAMAVPGVPTMRLEELARDMCADYKVKPAFLGYCGYPFALCCSVNEQVVHGFPSDRVLQEGDIVSADMGVVFEGFVGDAARTFPVGTVSEDVHKLLKVTEESLYVGIEQARAGNDVYSIGGAVQDYVEAAGFNVVRRFVGHGVGSRMHEKPEVPNFRPGMKGLTLQNGMVIAIEPMVTMGTYEVDILDDQWTAVTRDGQWAAHFEHSVAITPAGPRILSVSDKGLNRHTIV, via the coding sequence ATGAAGAAGTATCACGGCGCATTCATCAAGAATGAGCGGGAAGTGGCCTGCCTGCGGGAAGCCAACCGCATGGTGGCCAACATTCTGGATGCCGTGGGCGCAATGGCGGTGCCGGGTGTGCCCACCATGCGTCTGGAAGAGCTGGCGCGCGACATGTGCGCCGACTATAAGGTCAAGCCCGCCTTTTTGGGCTACTGCGGCTATCCTTTTGCCCTGTGCTGCTCGGTAAACGAGCAGGTGGTGCATGGGTTTCCTTCTGACCGGGTTTTGCAGGAAGGGGATATCGTCAGCGCCGACATGGGCGTGGTGTTTGAAGGTTTTGTGGGCGACGCGGCGCGGACCTTTCCTGTGGGCACGGTGAGCGAAGACGTGCACAAACTGCTCAAGGTTACGGAGGAGAGCCTCTACGTGGGCATTGAACAGGCCAGGGCCGGCAACGACGTCTACAGTATCGGCGGGGCCGTGCAGGACTATGTGGAGGCCGCCGGCTTCAACGTGGTGCGCCGTTTTGTGGGGCACGGCGTGGGTTCGCGCATGCACGAAAAGCCCGAGGTGCCCAATTTTCGCCCCGGTATGAAGGGCCTGACCCTGCAGAACGGCATGGTCATCGCCATTGAGCCCATGGTGACCATGGGCACCTATGAAGTGGACATCCTGGACGACCAGTGGACGGCCGTGACCCGCGACGGCCAGTGGGCGGCCCATTTTGAACACAGTGTGGCCATCACTCCGGCCGGACCGCGCATCCTCAGCGTTTCGGACAAGGGGCTGAACCGGCACACCATTGTTTGA